A window of the Henckelia pumila isolate YLH828 chromosome 3, ASM3356847v2, whole genome shotgun sequence genome harbors these coding sequences:
- the LOC140888432 gene encoding uncharacterized protein has protein sequence MSTVSFTPLASAPAHGENPPKFSGADFKCWQQKMLFYLTTLNLSRFLKEDPPVVVDGDVDTQRRTAVDAWNHIDFLCRNYILNGLDDTLYSVYYSVKTAKELWDSLKKKYKTEEAGIKKFVVGKFLDFKMIDSKTVMSQVQEIQIILHDLLAEEMEINEPFQVASIIKKLPPMWKDFKNYLKHKRKELKLEDLIVRLRIEEDNRNTEAKSHKKMLETEVKANLAESSTSHKRKRPQDGKKKGKAKKFQGSCYNCGKPNHMARDCRLPKKSNKNQKPRQVNMVQERYVPLEINDIDLSAVICETNMVNDLRG, from the coding sequence ATGTCTACCGTTTCATTCACTCCGCTCGCTTCCGCCCCTGCACATGGAGAAAATCCGCCAAAGTTTTCTGGTGCCGACTTCAAATGTTGGCAGCAGAAAATGTTGTTCTATCTGACAACATTGAATTTGTCCagatttctcaaggaggatcccCCTGTCGTTGTTGATGGCGATGTTGACACCCAAAGGAGGACCGCtgttgatgcatggaaccaCATCGATTTTCTGTGCAGAAACTACATATTGAATGGCCTTGATGACACTCTCTATAGTGTCTACTATTCTGTCAAGACGGCCAAGGAACTCTGGGATTCcctgaaaaaaaaatacaaaactgAAGAAGCTGGTATAAAGAAGTTCGTGGTGGGCAaatttctggacttcaaaaTGATAGACTCTAAAACTGTGATGAGTCAAGTGCAAGAGATACAAATCATCTTGCATGACTTATTGGCCGAAGAAatggaaatcaatgaaccattccaaGTCGCGTCTATCATTAAGAAGTTGCCTCCGATGTGGAAGGACTTCAAAAACTACCTTAAGCACAAACGTAAGGAGTTGAAACTTGAAGATCTGATTGTGAGACTTCGCATCGAGGAGGACAACAGGAATACCGAGGCCAAGTCACATAAAAAGATGTTGGAAACTGAGGTCAAAGCAAATCTAGCGGAGTCTAGTACGAGTCACAAGAGAAAGCGCCCCCAAGATGGAAAGAAAAAAGGAAAAGCAAAGAAATTCCAGGGAAgttgctacaactgtggcaaaCCGAATCATATGGCAAGGGATTGCCGACTTCCAAAGAAATccaacaaaaatcagaaaccaaGGCAAGTGAACATGGTTCAAGAAAGGTATGTACCTTTAGAAATTAATGATATTGATTTAAGTGCCGTTATTTGTGAGACCAACATGGTGAATGATCTGAGAGGATGA